Part of the Streptomyces sp. WMMC500 genome is shown below.
ACTTGTAGTTGATCTCGGCCTGGCCGGCCGTGCCCACCTCGTGGTGCTGGCGCTCGACCTGGAGGCCGGACGCGGCGAGTTCGAGGGTGATCTCCGCGCGCAGGTCGGCGAAGTGGTCGACGGGCGGGGCGGGGAAGTAGCCGCCCTTGTAGCGGACCTTGTAGCCGCGGTTGCCGCCGTCCTCGATGGCACCGGTGTTCCAGGCGCCGGCCTCGGAGTCGATGTGGTAGTAGCCCGCGTTCGCCTTGGTCTCGAAGCGGACGTCGTCGAAGACGTAGAACTCCGCCTCCGGACCGAAGTACGCGGTGTCGGCGATGCCGGAGGAGGCGAGGTACGCCTCGGCCTTCTTGGCCACGTTCCGCGGGTCACGGCTGTACTGCTCGCCGGTGATCGGGTCGTGGATGAAGAAGTTGATGTTGAGCGTCTTGTCCTTGCGGAACGGGTCGAGGCGGGACGTGGAGAGGTCCGGCACGAGCGCCATGTCGGACTCGTGGATGGCCTGGAAGCCCCGGATCGACGAGCCGTCGAACATGAGCTGGCCGTCCGGCTCGAAGACCTCCACGGGCACCGTGAAGTGCTGCATGATGCCCGGCAGATCGCAGAAACGCACGTCGACGAACTTCACGTCGTTGTCCGCGATGTACTGCTGGACCTCGTCGGCGTTCTGGAACATCCCACTCCTCCTATGTCCCGCCGCGAGGGGACGGGTGAGCCTGCGGAGCCTGCGCGAGGTGCGCCTGCGGCGTGCCGGCCTCCCGGAACGCTCGCCCGAGCCTAGGCACCCGGGATTTCTCGGGCATGACCCGTTTGTTTCGCCGATGTTAACCGCATCCCCTCACCAGGCCCGGGAACCTGGCCCCCGCGGCCCTTCGGGTGGCCGGAATCGTATGCGGTCCGGGGCCGCCGGCAGGGGGCGGGGAGGGGCTTTCCGCGCCTGGCAGTACCGTGGATACGTGGATGATGCGGAGAAGCGGCAAGCAATCGGATCGTGGCTCTCCGGCCCCCGCTCGGCGGCCGAGGACATGGGCGCCGACTTCGGGTACCGGGGCCAGCGACTCGGGCTGCCCGAGACCGGGCCCGGCTCGGTCGCGCCGGTCGGCAGGCGCATCGCGGCGCTGGTCATCGACTGGCTGATGTGCCAGCTCATCGCCTACGGCCTGTTCGTCGGCGGCGACGGCAGGACGCTGGGGCTGTGGACCATGGGCGTCTTCTTCGTGATGTCCCTGCTGCTGGTCGGCACCCTGGGGCTCACGCCGGGCAAGCGGATCATGCGTATCCGCGTCGTCGCCCAGAACGGCGCACGGCTCGGCTTCGGCGCGGTCGTCGCCCGCTCCGTGCTGCTCTGCCTGGTGATCCCCGCCGTCATGATGGACCGCGACACCCGCGGGCTGCACGAGCGCGTCGCCCGCGCCGTCGAGGTGCGGTTCTGAGCCCGCGCCGAGCCCGTTCCCCGCGGGAGCCGGGGCCGCGGGCCGAGGCGTCCCCCGGGGGCCGTCTCCGTACCCGTACGTGAGCGAACGCGCCCGTACCCCCGAGGCCGCGCTCAGCGCATCTTGCCGCCGCCCTTGGGCATGCGCATGCCCTTGGGCATCGGGCCCTTCGGGACCGGCATGTTGCTCATCAGGTCGCCCAGCGCCTTCAGCCGGTCGTTGACCTGCGTCACCTGGTGGCCCTGCAGCACCCGCGGCAGCTTCACCAGCGTCGCCCGCAGCTTCTTCAGCGGCACCTGGCCCTCGTCGTTGCCGACGACGACGTCGTGGACGGGCACGTCCGCGACGACCCGGTTCATCTTCTTCTTCTCGGCCGCCAGCAGGCCCTTCAGCCGGTTCGGGTTTCCCTCGGCGACCAGGACGATGCCCGCCTTGCCCACGGCCCGGTGCACGACGTCCTGCTGCCGCGTCATCGCCACCGCGGGGGTGACGGTCCAGCCCCGCTTCATGTTGTCCAGCACCGCCGCGGCCGCGCCCGGCTGGCCCTCCATCTGCCCGAACGCCGCCGCCTCCGCGCGCCGCCCGAAGACGATCGCCATGCCGAGCAGCGCCAGCAGGAATCCGACGATGCCCAGGTAGATCGGGTGCCCGATGAGGAAGCCGATGCCCAGGGCGGCGCCGAGGACCAGGATGCCCACGCCCGCGACGATCAGACCGACCTTCGGGTCGGCCCGCCTGGTCATCTTGTACGTGAGGGCGATCTGCTTCAGACGCCCCTTGTTCTCGGGGGTGGGTTCACTGCTGGCCATGCCGCGAATCCTACGGCCAGCCGGGCCCGAGGTCAGACCGGGCCCGGCACCCGGTGGCCGGATCGGGACATCGCCGGGGCGGCGGCGTCGTCGGGTCGCGGCGGCTATCGGGGCAGAGCGGACGTACCGCCCGCCGGCGGGTCCGCCCGGCCCACCGCCGACTCCGACTCCAGCCGGGCCCTGGCCCGGCGGCGGTCCTCCAGAACGGCGTCCCAGGCGTTACGCCGTGCGGTGCGCTGCTCGCCGCGCAGCAGCACTCCCTCGATCGTGCGCAGCACCCCGGCGACGGTGGGCCGGGGCGGCGGCCAGGACGGTAACGACGACGGTGACGACGGCACGACGGCCCCCCTCGGCGGTCGAGAAGTCAAAGCGGTCAAAGCAGTCAAACGGTCAAAATGGTCAAACGTGCAAAGCGGTCAGGCCGGCCGGAGGCCGGTCGGCCTCCATGCTCACTCCACGGTGTTACCAGCGCGTGGCCCGGCGGTCAAAGCGGGGTGAAGACCGCCGGGGGCGGCGTCCGGGCGCGGCCTACGCGGCGGCCTGCGCGCGCTTCTCCATGGCCTGCTTGTACAGCCGTCCCGCCCGGTACGAGGACCGCACCAGCGGCCCGGACATGACGCCCGCGAAGCCGATCTCCTCGGCCTCCTGCTGCAGCTCCACGAACTCGTGCGGCTTCACCCACCGCTCCACCGGGTGGTGCCGCGGCGACGGCCTCAGGTACTGCGTGATGGTGATCAGCTCGCAGCCCGCCTCGTGCAGGTCCCGCAGCGCCTGGCTGACCTCCGCGCGCTCCTCGCCCATGCCCAGGATGAGGTTCGACTTCGTCACCAGGCCGGCCTCGCGGGCGCGCGTGAGGACCTCCAGGGAGCGCTCGTAGCGGAAGCCGGGGCGGATGCGCTTGAAGATCCGCGGGACCGTCTCGACGTTGTGCGCGAGCACCTCGGGGCGGGCGGAGAAGACCTCCGCGAGCTGCTCCGGCTCGGCGTTGAAGTCGGGGATCAGCAGCTCGACGCCGGTGCCGGGAGCGGTGGCGTGGATCTGGCGCACCGTCTCCGCGTACAGCCAGGCGCCGCCGTCCTCCAGGTCGTCGCGGGCGACGCCGGTGATCGTGGCGTACCGCAGCTCCATCTGCTGGACGGACTCGGCGACCCGGCGCGGCTCGTCGCGGTCCAGCTCGGCCGGCCGGCCGGTGTCGATCTGGCAGAAGTCGCACCGCCGGGTGCACTGCTCGCCGCCGATGAGGAAGGTCGCCTCGCGGTCCTCCCAGCACTCGAAGATGTTGGGACAGCCGGCTTCCTGGCAGACCGTGTGCAGGCCCTCGTCCTTGACGAGCTTGCGCAGCGCGTTGTACTCGGGCCCCATCTTCGCGCGGGTCTTGATCCACTCGGGCTTGCGCTCGATGGGGGTCTGGCTGTTGCGGACTTCCAGGCGGAGCAGCTTGCGACCGTCGGGTGCGACAGCGGACACGTCCGGGCTCCTAGCTTTCGATTCCTCGGCGTTCTCCAGCGTACGCCTCTGAAATGGGGAGTCAGACCGCGCGGGGGAGGGGCTCGGCCGTCTCCAGGATCTCGCGCAGATGCTTCTCCACGACAGGGAGAACCTCCGACACCGGCACGTCTCTTCCCAGCTCGCCGGAGAGCGAGGCCACGCCCGCGTCGCGGATGCCGCACGGCACGATCCGGTCGAACCAGGTGTTGTCCGGGTTGCAGTTCAGGGAGAAGCCGTGCATGGTCACGCCCCTGGCGACGCGGATGCCGATCGCGGCCAGCTTGCGGTCCTCGCGCCGCTGGCCTGCGTTGGACGGCGCGTACTCCGGACCCGCGAGGCGCGGGTCGTACTCCTCGTCCGACAGCCGGGGGTCGAAGTCCAGCGCCAGCCCGCCCAGCTCGGCGCGCTGCTCCACGGGGTCGCCCAGGACCCAGACGCCGCTGCGGCCCTCGATCCGGGTGGTCGCCAGGCCGAAGTCGGTGCAGGCCCGGATGAGGGCCTCCTCCAGCCGGCGTACGTGGGCGACGACGTCGACGGGGCGCGGCAGCTTCAGGATCGGGTAGCCGACGAGCTGACCCGGGCCGTGCCAGGTGATCTTGCCGCCGCGGTCCACGTCCACGACGGGGGTGCCGTCGAGCGGGCGCTCGTCCTCGGCCGTGCGGCGGCCCGCGGTGTAGACCGGCGGGTGCTCCAGCAGCAGACAGGTGTCGGGGATCTCCTCGGCGAAGCGGGCGGCGTGCACGCGCCGTTGCTCCTGCCAAGCCTCCAGGTACTCCACGGCGTTCTCGCCGAACCCCAGGTGAACGAAGCGCAGCTCGCCCACGGTGCCCTCCTCGCGCTGTTCGCGCTCGTCTCGCCGGCCGGCGTGCGTGCGCCGCCCGGCATATGCGGCTGGCGGTGTTCCAGCCGACCCTAGCCACTGTACGGCGGTATACGTTCCCGCCCTGCACCCAGGTCTCCTCACACGATCGAATGAAGCTGGGACGAAAGCGGCGAGTGAGGCTTGTTTCGCCGCTACATTCGCGCCGTTCCCGGAGGCCAGGCAGGAGACCCCACAGGTGACGACGGAACGACCTTCACAGCGACCTCCCAACCGCCAGCTCGCGGCCCTCATCTCCGAGGCCGGGTTCTCCAACGCGGGGCTCGCCCGCAGAGTCGATCAGCTCGGGCTCGAACACGGCCTCGACCTGCGGTACGACAAGACGTCGGTGACCCGGTGGCTCCGCGGCCAGCAGCCGCGCGGCACGACGCCCGCGCTGATCGCCGAGGTGTTCACCCGGCGCCTGGGCCGCCGGCTGACCGCGCAGGACCTCGGTCTCGACGCGTGCGCACCGGTGTACGCCGGACTGGAGTTCGCCGCGACGCCGACAGAGGCGATCGACATCGTGAGCGGGCTGTGGCGCAAGGACACGGGCAGCCAGGCGGAGCTGCGGAAGATTGCGTTCACTCCTGCGGGTCTGGTGGTGCCGAGCCGGGATTGGCTGATCGGCAGGCCGGACGAGAAGGTCGCGCGCGAGCTCCAGCAGCGCGGCACGGGAGCGCCCGGGGCGCCGGGAGGTGCGGCGTCCGGGGCGCCGGGTGCGGTGCGGGTGCCGGCGCAGGGGCGCGGTCCGGTGCTGAACGCGGGCGGCGGCGGGGTCGCCGTCGGTACGGGTCCCGGGCCGGGGCCGGCGGGTGGCCCCGGGGGCGGGCCGGCCGGTGTGGCCGGCGGGCGCGTCGACGGAGCGCCGGGATGGGGCGGGCCGGGAGCGCGGGTGCCGGGGCAGCGCGTCACCCAGGGGGACATCGGGGCCATGCGGTCGGTCGCCGAGATGTTCCGGGCGCTGGACAACGCGTACGGCGGCGGGCACGCCAGGCAGGCGCTCGTGCGGTATCTGGAGCACGAGGTCGAGCCGATGCTGCGCGGCACGTACAACGAGGTCACGGGGCGGCGGCTGTTCTCCGCCGCGGCGGACCTGACGCGGCTGGCGGGCTGGACGTCGTACGACATCGCGGCCCACGGGCTCGCGCAGCGGTACTTCGTCCAGTCGCTGCGGCTGGCGCAGGCGTCGGGCGACCGCGCGTACGGCAGCTACGTGCTGGTCACGATGAGCCGCCAGGCCGTCTACCTGGGGCACGGCCGCGAGGCGGTGCAGTTGACCCGGGTCGCGCAGCAGGGCGTCGGCGGGGGCGCGCCGCCGGTGGTGCAGGCGCTGCTGCACGCCGCGGAGGCGCGCGGGCACGGGCTGCTGGGCGAGGTGCGGGCCTGCACGACGTCGCTGGCGCGGGCGGAGCGGGCGCTGGAGTCGGCGCGGCCGGGGGAGGAGGCGCCGCACTGGGCGCGGTTCTTCGACGAGGCGCAGCTCGCGGACGAGTTCGGCCACTGCCACCGCGACCTCCAGCAGTACCGGGCGGCGGCGCAGCACGCGGAGCGCTCGCTGCAGTTGCGGGCGGCGGGGTTCGCGCGCAGCCGGGTGTTCTGCCGGCTGGTGCTGGCCACGGCGCGGCTGGGGCTGGGTGAGGTGGAGCAGGCGTGCGTGCTGGGGGCGGAGGCGGCGCAGCAGGCGGCGGAGATGCGGTCGGCGCGGGCGGCGGAGTACGTCCGCGACTTCGAACGGCGCCTGGAGCCGTACCGCGACGCACCTCCGGTGCGGGCGTACCGGGAGCGGGTCGCGGCGCTGGCGGTGTGAGGCGGGGGCGGTCGCGCCGGTGGCGGTGCGGGCGGTGGGCGGCGGGCCGCGTAGGCGGTCGTCCACGTCGGAGAGAGCACCGCTCTCTCGGTGCGGTGATCTCGCGTCGGAGCACCGCTCTCGTGGGTGCGGAGCAGTGCTCGCCGTCCGTAGCGGTGCTCTCCTTCTGGAGCGGCGCTCTCACCCCGGAGCGCCGCTCGCGCCACAGCGCGGTGCTCTCGGGGTGGAGAACCGTTCCTGCTATGCCACCGCCGGGACCGCGGCGGTCCCCGAGGCGGGGGTGAGGCCGAAGTCGCGGAGGAGGGCCCGGGCCGCGCGGCGGCCCGAGTACAGGGCGCCCTGGGGGGTGCTCGTGTCGCGGTGGTCGCCGCAGACGTACAGCCCGCACAGCACCCGCACCGGCCGGCTCAGGTCGTGCGGTGCCGGCATCGCCGGTATCGCCTCCGGGTCGTGGTGCGCTCCCACCAGTTCCCAGTCGAACGCCGACGTCCCGTACAGCTCGCTCAACTGCCGCCGCGCCGACTTGTCCAGCACCCGCGCCGGCCGTACCGCGTCCTCGCCCAGCACCACCGAGCTGACCAGCGCGCGCCCCCGCGGCGCCCGCGAGGTGTCCGCGCCGCTGACCACGGCCGTGTGCGACACCGGGCCGCACGCCCCCTCCGCGTCCAGCAGCAGCGCCGCCTCCCGCAGGCCCGCAGGTCCCGGGCCGCCCCGCCCCGCACTGTTCCGCCCTCCGCCGTGACGCGACCCGCTGCCCCGCGACCCGCTGCCCCGCGACCCGCTGCCCCGCGGCCCGCCGTCCCGCGCCGGGCCGCCCCCTGCCGGGCCGCTCCGTGCCGCGTCGTCGCGGGCCTGCGCGCCGCCCTCCCCGTCTCCGCCGCCCCCCGCCACCGGATCCCCGGCCGGGCCCGCCACACCCCCGCCGCGTTCCGCTCCCGCACTGCCCGGCAGCGACTCCGCCGGGGCGCTGTGGTGCAGCACCGTCACCGGGTGGAACCCCGGCAGCCGCAGCCCCGGCAGGAGCCCCGCCGCCGCCCGCGCGCCCGTGGCCACCAGCACCGACCGGCACCGCAGCACCCCGTGACCCTCCGTCCGCACCGCGGTCGTCGACACCGACACCGCCCGTACCCCCGTGCGTACCGTCCCCCGCGGCAGCCCCGCCGCCAGCCGGCGCGGCACCGTCGCCGCCCCGCCCGCCGGCAGGCACAGCCGCCCCCGCGCGAACGCCCGCAGCGCCAGGTCCGCCGAGCGGCTCGACGTGGTCAGCGCCGGGTCGCCGAGCAGCGCCACCAGCAGCGGCCGCAGGAAGCCCGCCGCGATCCGCGGCGGCAGCCCGCGCGCCGCCAGCGCGTCCGCGGCCCGGCGCTCCGGCCGGGCCAGCAGCCGCGCCGTGGGTACGGCGGCCAGCCGGGCCAGCGCCGCGGAGAGCCACGCCTGGTCGATGAGGCCGCCGCGGGGGGCACGCGCGGCGCTGGCGAAGGCGCTCGCCGTCGTGAACGCGCCCCCCGTGCCCCTCGATCCGCCGATACGCTGCCGCCGCCCGCCCGCGCACACGACCACGTCGCCGTCGAGCGGGCACAGCGGCACCTCCGCGAGGCCCGGCAGGCGACGCAGTTCCGGGTACGAGGTGTTGAGCAACTGCAGCGAGCGGTCCAGCCGGAAACCGTCGACGTGGTCGGTGCTCATCCGCCCGCCGACCTGCTCGTCCGCCTCCAGCACGGTCACGTCGAGGCCAGCTCCGACCAGGTGCTGGGCCGCGGAGAGACCGGCGAGTCCGGCGCCTACGACGACGACGTCGACGGGGTCCGTGCTTCCTGCGGCGTGGGGCACGGGTGCCTCCCGGGGGTTGTGCGTCCGCGACCGAGCGCTCTCGCATGCCACTGGACGCCTGTTTGATGCCCAACTGGGCATGGCCGTATCCGCGTTCCGACGTGGACGCGTTCCGATGACGATAGGTCGGATGGTGACTCCGGCCAGGTGCGCACCACAAGGGCACGGACGCACACCCGGCGCAACCAGCCGCGACATCGCCCGCCCGCCGACCCCGGCCGACCCCCGGATCAGCCCGCCGGGTCCTCCCGGACCGTCGGCACACCGGCCCCGGCCGTCACCCCCGCAGCGCCGCCCGCAGCGCGTCCTCGATCCCCGGGAACGCGAACGTGAACCCCGAGTCGAGCAGTCGGCGCGGCACCACCCGCTGGCTGCCGATCACGTCCTCCGCGAACCCGCCCAGCGCCAGCCGCAGCGCCGCGGCCGGCACCGGGAACGGCGTCGGCCGGTGCAGCACCCGCCCCATCGCGGCCGTCACCTCCCGGTTCGTCAGCGGCTCGGGACCGGTGAGGTTCACCGGCCCGGCGAGGGACTCCGTGTCGATGAGGTGCCGCAGCGCGGCGACGTGGTCGTGCAGCGAGATGAAGCTCCAGTACTGCCGCCCGTTGCCGAGCCGGCCGCCCAGCCCCGCCCGGAAGATCGGGAACAGCCGTCCCCATGCCCCGCCCTTGCGGGAGACCACCAGGCCCGTACGCGCGTGGACGGTACGGACCCCGGCCTCCTCCGCGGCGGCCGTCGCCCCCTCCCACTCCTGGCACAGGTCGGCGAGGAAGCCGCGTCCCGGCGGCGCGGTCTCGTCGGTGCGGCGGTCGCCGGTGTCGCCGTAGTAGCCGATCGCGCTGCCGCAGACGAGGACGGCCGGCGGCCGGTCGAGGGAGGCGACGGCGTCGGCGACGGCCGCGGTGCCGAGCACCCGGCTGTCGCGGAGCACCCGCTTGTAGCGCGCGGTCCAGCGCCGGTCGGCGATGCCGGCGCCGGCGAGGTGCACGACGGCGTCGCAGCCGCGGAGCCGCGCGGTGTCGACGTACCCCTTCTCCGGATCCCACCGCGCCTCGTCCGGCGCGGTCGCCTCCCGCCGCACCAGCCGCAGGACGTCGTGCCGGTCGGTCCGCAGGGAGCCGACGAGGGCGGAGCCGATGAGTCCGGAAGAGCCGGAGACCGCGATACGCATGTGCCCATCCTGCCCTCATGTGCCTCCCGCCGGCAGCTCGTGCCACAGTGAGCGCATGACTGACGCGCACGGCGGCGGGGCGGTCGGCGGCGAGCTGTGCATACGCCCCGCGAGCGCCGCCGACGGGGATCGGCTCCGCGACCTCGACGTGGCCACCTGGTCGCATCTGCACGCGGTGACCGCGCGGCCCAGCTCCGACGCCCCGTTCTTCGACGAGCGTCACCACCCCCGCGACTACCTCGTCGCCGAGCTGCCCGCGGCGGGCCCCGCGGGCCCCGCCCGCGTCGTCGGCTACATCTGCGTCGTCCCTCCGTCGTCGCTCGCGGTCAACGGGCACGTGCGCCAGATCCAGGGCCTCGTCGTCGCCCCCGAGGCCCGCGGGGCCGGCGTCGCGCGGGCGCTGCTGCGGGCGGGCGCGGAGCACGCCCGGGCGGCGGGGGCGCGGCGGCTGACGCTGCGCGTGCTCGGGCACAACGCGCCGGCGCGGCGGCTGTACGAGTCGGAGGGGTTCGCGGTGGAGGGGGTGCTGCCGGAGGAGTTCCTGCTGGACGGCAGGTACGTGGACGACGTGCTGATGGGGCGCACACTCCTCTGAAGCGCGCGCCCCCGCCAAGCCCGCGCACGCCCCGGCCTCCGACGCCTCAGTCCTCCCGGTACAGCGCCCACAGCTTCGGGAACCGCCGCGCCAGCACGCGTTCGTCCTCGAAGTCGATCGGCTCCCCCAGCGGCTCCTCGGGCCCCTCCGGCAGCTCCAGCTCCGGCAGCTTCAGCCCCGTCAGCCGCTCGTACGCCTCGTCCGCGACGTACGCCAGGTCCTCGGCCTCCCCGTCCGTCTCCTCGTCGAAGTCCTCCAGCAGGTCCGCGAGGTCGTCCGGCTCGTGCAGCGCGCCCTCGAAGACCGTCCGGCCCTGCCCGACGAGCCAGCCGCGGAAGGAGTCGAAGGCGTCGTCGCTGACCCCGTCGAGCAGCACCCACGCCGCGCCCCACAGGTCCATGCGGTACGCGCGGTTCATGCGCGACTCGACGTGGCAGGCGAAGTCGGTCACGGCGTCCGGGTCCAGACCGGTCAGCCGGTCGACGAGCAGGTCGGCCTGCTCCGCGGGGTCGCCTTCCGCGGCCTCGCGGGTGCTGTCGATCAGCTCCCAGAACTCCGACTCCTCCATCACGGGTCCAGCATCTGCCCTACGCCGCGCGCGCGCACGCGGAGCGGCGGGATCGGAACTCCCGGATCCCCTTTCGCAACCCGCCGGAAAACCAGACAGAAGATGTCCGGTTTCGCTGTCACGGTGTGCGCATGAGCGAAGAGCAGAACAGAAACAAGGTCGGAACCGCCGGAACCGCCGGAACCGCCGGGCCGCAGCCGCTGCGCGGAAAGGTCGCCCTGGTCGCGGGCGCCACGCGGGGCGCGGGCCGGGCCATCGCGGTGGGGCTGGGCGCCCTGGGGGCCACCGTGTACGCCACGGGCCGTACGACCCGGGAGCACGTCAGCGAGGTCGGCCGCACCACCGAGACCATCGAGGAGACCGGGGAGCTGGTCACCGCGGCCGGCGGCGAGGGCGTCGCGGTCCGCGTCGACCACCTCGAACCCGATCAGGTACGGGACCTGATCGCCCGCGTCGAGCGCGACCACGGCCGGCTCGACGTCCTGGTGAACGACGTGTGGGGCGGGGAACACCTCGTCGAGTTCGGCAAGAAGATGTGGGAGATCGACCTCGACCGCGGCCTGCGCATGCTGGAACTCGGGGTCAAGACCCACATCGTCACCAGCCACTGCGCGCTCCCGCTGCTGCTGCGCACCGGCGGCGGGCTGCTGGTCGAGATCACCGACGGCACGGCGGAGGCCAACAAGCCGTACCGCGAGATGTTCTTCTACGACCTGACCAAGAACGCCCCGATCCGGATGGCGTTCGGCCTCAGCCACGAGCTGAAGGACGCCGGCGCCACCGCCCTCTCCCTCACCCCGGGCTTCCTGCGCTCCGAGCAGATGCTCGACCACTTCGGGGTGACGGAGGAGAACTGGCGCGACGCGATCGCCAAGGAGCGGCACTTCGCGCTCTCCGAGACGCCCGCCCTCGTCGGCCGCGCGGTGGCGGCGCTGGCGGCCGACCCGGACAAGGCGCGGTGGAACGGCGCGTCGCTGTACAGCGGGCAGGTCGCCCAGGAGTACGGGTTCACGGACACCGACGGCACCGTGCCGGACAGTTGGCCGTACTTCCAGCGCGTCATGGCCGGCGAGGACCCCGGCGACCCGGAGAGCTACCGGCTCCGCCCGTAGGGCCCCGCCCGTACAGCTCCGCGCTGCGGGCCGCCGCCTCCGCGAACCGCGCGCGCAGTTCCGGCGGCCCGAGCAGCTCCGCGTCCGGGCCGAGGGCGAGGAGCTGGGTGTACGCGACGTCCGCGGACTCCACCCGCAGCCGGACGGCCGTCCAGCCCCGGTCGTCCGGCTCCCCGGCACCGGCCACGGCGTCCTCCGCGGCGAGCCGGTCCGTGACGTACGGCAGCCGCCGCAGGCCGCCGGGGGAGAGCCGCAGCGTCACCTCGTCCCGCAGGATCGACCGCGCGAACGCCTCGGCCCGCTCCGCCCAGAAGGCCGGCAGGTCGAAGTCCTCCGCCCGCTCGAAGCCGGCTTCGCCGGGCACGGGCCCGACCCGCTCGAAGCGCTCCACGCGGTAGACCCGGTACGCACCCCCCGCCCCCGGCAACCGCGCCACCAGGTACCAGACCCCCGCCTTCAGCACGAGCCCGTACGGCTCCACCTCCCGCTCCACCGCCGCCGCCCCCGGCTGCCGCCGGTACGTCACCGCCAGCGTCCGGTCCGTCCACACCGCCTC
Proteins encoded:
- a CDS encoding WYL domain-containing protein, translated to MRAARLIHLVLLLQSRAAMTAAELAERLEVSERTVARDVQALAEAGVPVYADRGRTGGYRLVGGYRTRLTGLGRTEAEALFLSGVPGALREMGLADAASAARLKVSAALLPELRGAPDSAAQRFHLDAPGWWREPDAPELLPAVAEAVWTDRTLAVTYRRQPGAAAVEREVEPYGLVLKAGVWYLVARLPGAGGAYRVYRVERFERVGPVPGEAGFERAEDFDLPAFWAERAEAFARSILRDEVTLRLSPGGLRRLPYVTDRLAAEDAVAGAGEPDDRGWTAVRLRVESADVAYTQLLALGPDAELLGPPELRARFAEAAARSAELYGRGPTGGAGSSPGRRGPRRP